A single Denticeps clupeoides chromosome 7, fDenClu1.1, whole genome shotgun sequence DNA region contains:
- the LOC114793691 gene encoding polyubiquitin-like — protein sequence MEVQIVSFSGEKFSLVVGLETTVGELKQKIRQRCNLPLHNDLKLSAENGQRIVLDQDSRTLVSHGLQHGSQVMVLITQAQPFQVFLKNDKGQVHTYDVTREETVSSFKQKVFNKERVPLSQQRLIYNGRQMEDGGTLSQYNVGPESTIFLELRLRGG from the coding sequence ATGGAGGTCCAGATCGTTTCCTTTTCTGGTGAGAAGTTCTCCCTGGTGGTGGGCCTGGAGACCACGGTGGGGGAACTGAAGCAGAAGATCCGTCAGCGCTGCAACCTGCCGCTCCACAACGACCTGAAGCTGTCAGCTGAGAACGGCCAGAGGATCGTCCTGGACCAGGACAGCAGAACCCTGGTCTCTCACGGCCTCCAGCACGGATCCCAGGTCATGGTGCTGATCACACAAGCTCAGCCCTTCCAGGTGTTCCTGAAGAATGATAAAGGCCAGGTTCACACCTACGACGTGACCCGGGAGGAGACGGTGAGCTCCTTCAAGCAGAAGGTCTTCAACAAGGAGCGGGTCCCTCTGAGTCAGCAGCGACTGATTTATAATGGGAGGCAGATGGAGGACGGAGGGACGCTGTCCCAGTACAACGTTGGTCCAGAGAGCACCATCTTCCTGGAACTGCGCCTCAGAGGGGGCTGA